A single Tenacibaculum sp. Bg11-29 DNA region contains:
- a CDS encoding ArsR family transcriptional regulator, with translation MNKQEFKNSIYQEIANIGKALANPYRLRILNLISQDDYSVEQIANEIGVSIANASQHLQVLKKVKLLKIKKKGHYVIYSLTNSNVYTLWNALQSFSLQNTLEIQATLRNLKQEKFAKVTTINAAEIIANNNLNDLYFLDVRPEKEFAKEAIANAKSIPISLLKENLSQLPKNQQIVVYCRGALCFFADEAVQYLQENGYNAIRLKEEVLEWKQKGLPVN, from the coding sequence ATGAATAAACAAGAGTTCAAAAACAGTATATACCAAGAAATCGCTAATATTGGTAAAGCCTTGGCGAATCCTTATAGGCTAAGAATCCTTAATTTAATATCGCAGGATGACTACTCTGTAGAGCAAATAGCAAATGAAATTGGTGTTTCAATAGCTAATGCATCACAACATTTACAAGTATTAAAAAAAGTTAAACTCCTTAAAATAAAAAAGAAAGGTCATTACGTTATTTATTCTTTAACCAATAGTAATGTATACACTCTTTGGAATGCGTTACAAAGTTTTAGTTTACAAAACACCCTAGAAATACAAGCAACTTTACGAAATCTTAAACAAGAAAAATTTGCAAAAGTAACCACTATAAATGCAGCTGAAATCATAGCCAATAACAATCTAAACGATCTCTATTTTTTAGATGTTCGTCCAGAAAAAGAGTTTGCCAAGGAAGCCATCGCAAACGCTAAATCTATTCCTATTTCACTATTAAAAGAAAACCTTTCGCAATTACCAAAAAATCAACAAATAGTGGTTTACTGTAGAGGGGCTTTGTGCTTTTTTGCAGATGAAGCTGTTCAGTATCTTCAAGAAAATGGCTATAATGCTATTCGGCTTAAAGAAGAAGTTTTAGAATGGAAACAAAAAGGATTACCTGTTAATTAA
- a CDS encoding HD domain-containing protein, with protein MTQELYQKAMKYAGEKHSEQKVPGTNSNYLLHISNVAMEVLMAYHFDNNFDINFAIQTAILHDTIEDTDTCFKDIKSEFGEEIAKAVVALTKDEKIALKQDRMVDSLTRINKLQKEVGLVKIADRITNLQTPPSHWNHQKIVNYCNEAKLISKTLSNKNDYLNKRLDLKIKEYEDRITKSQQ; from the coding sequence ATGACACAAGAACTGTATCAAAAAGCAATGAAATATGCTGGAGAAAAACACAGTGAACAGAAAGTTCCTGGTACAAATTCTAATTATCTATTACATATTTCTAATGTAGCTATGGAAGTTCTAATGGCTTATCATTTCGATAACAATTTCGATATAAACTTTGCCATACAAACAGCCATACTTCACGATACTATTGAAGACACTGATACTTGCTTTAAAGATATTAAAAGTGAATTTGGAGAAGAAATAGCTAAAGCTGTAGTAGCTTTAACGAAAGATGAAAAGATAGCTTTAAAACAGGATAGAATGGTAGATAGTTTAACTCGAATAAATAAATTACAAAAAGAGGTTGGGTTGGTTAAAATAGCTGATCGAATAACAAATTTACAAACTCCTCCTAGTCATTGGAATCATCAAAAAATTGTTAACTATTGTAATGAAGCTAAATTAATTTCAAAAACCCTTTCTAATAAAAATGATTATTTGAATAAACGTCTTGATTTAAAAATTAAGGAATATGAAGATAGAATTACCAAATCTCAGCAGTAA
- a CDS encoding alpha/beta fold hydrolase, giving the protein MSTTILSQTSKISETVLINGKTLYYEVYGEGKPLFLLHGYTQSSKSWKSYIKDYEKEYEVYLIDLTGHGKSEPFKEDLSIKAVSEDLNSLIKHLQLEKIKAIGFSFGGDVLYQLALINPSIIESMITIGAVGTWTINDFPEYLKAFTFENRNNFPWLKTSHDGDEHIKAMMYQFKNYTIKLSDKELQSIQPEVLIMIGDDDEGMDLEEVIRVKKNLPKSDLWILPNVSHGAHEGENKNNFILKSKAFLSKK; this is encoded by the coding sequence ATGTCAACTACCATTTTATCTCAAACATCTAAAATATCAGAAACTGTTTTAATAAATGGAAAAACCCTCTATTACGAAGTTTATGGAGAAGGAAAACCTTTGTTTTTATTACACGGTTACACTCAATCTTCTAAATCATGGAAATCATATATTAAAGACTATGAAAAAGAATATGAAGTCTATTTAATAGATTTAACAGGTCATGGAAAGTCAGAACCGTTTAAAGAAGATTTATCAATAAAGGCTGTTTCCGAAGATTTAAACTCTTTAATCAAACACTTGCAATTAGAAAAAATAAAAGCGATTGGGTTTAGTTTTGGAGGCGATGTACTTTATCAACTTGCTTTAATTAACCCATCTATAATAGAATCTATGATAACTATAGGTGCAGTAGGAACATGGACTATTAATGATTTTCCAGAATATTTAAAAGCTTTTACTTTTGAAAACAGAAATAACTTCCCTTGGTTAAAAACATCGCATGATGGAGATGAGCACATTAAAGCAATGATGTATCAGTTTAAAAACTATACTATAAAGCTAAGTGATAAGGAATTGCAAAGTATACAGCCAGAAGTATTAATAATGATAGGTGACGATGATGAAGGTATGGATTTAGAAGAAGTTATTCGCGTAAAGAAAAACCTACCTAAATCTGATCTTTGGATATTACCAAACGTATCACACGGAGCCCATGAGGGTGAAAACAAAAATAATTTTATACTCAAATCGAAAGCCTTTTTATCAAAAAAATAA
- a CDS encoding toxin-antitoxin system YwqK family antitoxin yields MKKILLFITLAFLFLKINAQEYKEYYNNGSLKVSGTTKNKIDTGEWKYYFESGIISKTGVYENGKLHGEWKYYHENGTLRIIGKYKKGKDTGKWKYYHKNGTLRAIGKYKNGKQKGKWKYYYKNAVLSKIGRKVNGKNVGEWKYFNKNGTLKKMLKKLLKKK; encoded by the coding sequence ATGAAAAAAATACTTTTATTTATAACACTAGCATTTTTATTTTTAAAAATTAATGCTCAAGAATACAAAGAGTATTATAATAACGGTTCGTTAAAAGTATCTGGTACAACAAAAAATAAAATTGATACAGGGGAATGGAAATACTATTTTGAGAGTGGTATAATAAGTAAAACTGGAGTATATGAAAACGGAAAGCTACATGGTGAGTGGAAATACTACCACGAAAATGGTACATTAAGAATAATTGGAAAGTATAAAAAAGGAAAAGATACTGGTAAATGGAAGTATTATCACAAAAATGGTACGTTAAGGGCTATTGGAAAATATAAAAACGGAAAACAAAAAGGCAAATGGAAATACTACTATAAAAACGCTGTTTTAAGCAAAATAGGAAGAAAAGTAAATGGGAAAAATGTTGGTGAATGGAAATACTTTAATAAAAATGGTACCTTAAAAAAAATGCTAAAGAAGCTATTAAAGAAAAAATAA